In one Trichlorobacter lovleyi SZ genomic region, the following are encoded:
- a CDS encoding DUF362 domain-containing protein: protein MDLISLQGCDGYDENLLRERLVALLQPLGGIERFVRPGQRVLLKPNLLAGKPPEAAVTTHPALVKLVTELVRGAGAEVMVGDSPGIGSFERVAEKSGIRKAVESAGGQLIPFGETRSVGAFGTFRQLELATAYLDADVIINLPKLKTHEMMTLTCAVKNLYGTVVGAAKAGLHLTAGHSKELFAGLLLEIAFARPVALTIVDGILAMEGNGPNSGRPRQLGLLLAGENPVAVDTVAAYLAGIPADLLPVEREARRRGLPGTELDRIELTADLADMVAVPPFILPEGLDVQFGLPGFLKKLLRNQLTPLPGAEKGSCTLCGVCRDACPPAAITLTKNALKVDSGRCIRCWCCRELCPRHAMAIRKGVLLQLLERLR, encoded by the coding sequence ATGGATTTGATAAGCCTGCAGGGCTGTGACGGATATGATGAGAATCTTCTGAGAGAACGGCTTGTTGCGTTGTTGCAGCCGTTGGGGGGAATAGAGCGGTTTGTCAGACCGGGCCAGCGGGTGCTGCTGAAGCCCAATCTGCTGGCCGGCAAACCGCCTGAGGCGGCTGTTACCACGCATCCTGCGCTGGTCAAGCTGGTGACGGAACTGGTCAGGGGGGCCGGGGCAGAGGTAATGGTGGGCGATAGCCCCGGTATCGGCTCTTTTGAGCGTGTTGCCGAAAAGAGCGGTATCAGGAAGGCGGTCGAATCTGCCGGGGGACAGCTGATCCCGTTTGGTGAGACCCGCAGTGTGGGCGCCTTCGGGACCTTTCGGCAGCTGGAGCTGGCAACCGCCTATCTGGACGCCGATGTGATCATCAATTTGCCCAAGCTGAAGACCCATGAGATGATGACCCTGACATGCGCCGTGAAGAACCTGTACGGGACGGTTGTCGGCGCTGCCAAGGCAGGTCTGCACCTGACCGCAGGGCACTCAAAGGAGCTGTTTGCCGGGCTGTTGCTGGAGATCGCCTTTGCCAGACCTGTGGCATTGACCATTGTGGATGGGATTCTTGCCATGGAGGGAAATGGGCCCAACAGCGGCAGGCCGCGTCAACTGGGGCTATTGCTGGCGGGGGAAAATCCGGTGGCTGTCGATACGGTCGCAGCATATCTGGCAGGCATTCCGGCCGACCTGCTGCCGGTGGAACGTGAGGCCCGTCGCAGAGGGCTGCCCGGTACCGAGTTGGACCGGATTGAGCTGACGGCTGACCTGGCAGACATGGTTGCAGTGCCCCCCTTTATCCTGCCGGAAGGGCTGGATGTGCAGTTCGGCCTGCCCGGGTTCTTGAAAAAGCTGTTGCGTAACCAGTTGACTCCCTTACCCGGAGCGGAGAAGGGCAGCTGTACTCTGTGCGGTGTTTGCCGTGATGCCTGTCCGCCAGCCGCCATCACCCTGACAAAAAACGCCCTGAAGGTTGATTCAGGGCGTTGCATTCGTTGCTGGTGCTGCCGGGAACTTTGCCCCCGGCATGCCATGGCAATCCGGAAAGGAGTGCTGCTTCAGCTGCTGGAACGGCTACGGTAG
- a CDS encoding diguanylate cyclase — translation MKSATMDHYDISLLYVEDERVTREQISRILQRIVTELHVAENGQEGLELYREKHPDIIMTDIMMPVMNGLEMAREIRKLDHDSQIIMLTAYSDTEYLLECISLGINQYVQKPVDFSHLATAIETCSNYVLLKRKLHQQESKIQMLSQAVEQAPAPVMITSLSGSIEYVNAMFSRLTGYQASEVLGRNPRLLKSGLNSAEIYHNLWETILSGEEWKGELANKRKNGSIYWEVVKICPLRDSDNVVTGFLKVSQDITERKQYEESLQYLGTHDPLTGLFNRAYFDAELQRIESGREYPVSIVMADIDGLKGVNDSRGHDEGDRLIKGAAEVLLSAFRSSDVVARIGGDEFAVLLSRTDHDAVVAAIQRVKNCETDPKLGNFARSLSLGAATAAHPDELLDSMKLADRLMYKDKAERKARHLNSATKA, via the coding sequence ATGAAATCAGCGACCATGGATCATTACGACATATCATTACTCTATGTAGAGGATGAACGGGTCACCCGTGAGCAGATTTCCCGAATCCTGCAACGGATCGTCACAGAGCTGCATGTCGCGGAAAACGGCCAGGAAGGCCTTGAACTCTACCGGGAGAAACACCCGGACATCATCATGACCGATATCATGATGCCGGTCATGAACGGCCTGGAAATGGCCCGTGAAATCCGCAAGTTGGATCATGACAGCCAGATTATCATGCTGACCGCCTATAGCGACACCGAATATCTGCTGGAATGCATCAGCCTGGGGATCAACCAGTACGTGCAGAAGCCGGTGGATTTTTCCCATTTGGCAACCGCAATAGAAACCTGCAGCAACTATGTCTTGCTGAAGCGGAAGCTGCACCAGCAGGAAAGCAAGATCCAGATGCTGTCTCAAGCGGTGGAACAGGCACCGGCACCGGTCATGATAACCTCATTAAGCGGCTCGATCGAATATGTCAATGCCATGTTCAGCCGCCTGACCGGCTATCAGGCCTCTGAAGTGCTGGGCCGCAATCCCCGCCTGCTGAAATCCGGCCTGAACTCTGCAGAGATCTACCACAACCTCTGGGAAACCATTTTGAGCGGCGAGGAGTGGAAGGGTGAGCTGGCCAACAAACGAAAAAACGGTTCCATCTATTGGGAAGTAGTCAAGATCTGCCCCTTACGCGATTCAGACAATGTGGTGACCGGTTTTTTGAAGGTTTCTCAGGATATCACTGAACGGAAACAATACGAAGAAAGCCTGCAGTACCTGGGCACCCATGACCCATTAACCGGCCTGTTCAACCGGGCCTATTTCGATGCGGAACTGCAACGGATCGAGTCGGGCCGCGAATACCCGGTCAGTATCGTGATGGCCGACATTGATGGGTTGAAGGGGGTAAACGATTCACGCGGCCACGATGAGGGTGACCGCCTGATTAAAGGGGCGGCAGAGGTACTCTTGTCTGCCTTCCGCTCCAGCGACGTGGTTGCCCGGATCGGCGGAGACGAATTTGCCGTGCTGCTCTCCCGCACCGACCATGACGCGGTTGTAGCGGCTATTCAACGGGTTAAAAACTGCGAAACCGATCCCAAGCTGGGAAATTTTGCCCGCTCACTTTCACTGGGAGCAGCAACGGCAGCACATCCGGATGAACTGCTGGACAGCATGAAGCTGGCTGACCGGCTTATGTATAAAGACAAGGCTGAACGCAAAGCCAGACACCTGAACAGCGCAACCAAGGCGTGA